GGACGTTCGCCAACCCAGCGCTGCGGCGGAGTGATCGCGCGCCGACAGCGGCGTAACGGGTCCTGGCCTTCGCTAGGACAACGTCCGAGGACCCCGTTTTCCGGATTCAAATGTCAAAGAGCTATTGAGCTGTCATCGCCCGGCTTGACCGGGCGATCCAGTATTCCAGCGACGATCGTGCTCATTTGAGACGCCTCTGGGATACTGGATGCCCCGCTTGCGCGGGGCATGACGGCGGCGGCGTACGACCTCGCCTTCCCGCGGCGCCGTTGCGTCCGGGTTGTTCGCATCAAGACCCTCCGATGAGGGCGCAGGGAAAGCCGGATGCTGGTCGCACCCGCAGCCTCGCGTGCAACAAAAAAGCACACGAGTTAGTCACCACAGGTTTGACCGAAACAGTCCGGCCTTCCCCGCGCGATTGGTTTTAACGGTTTCCTGCGTGCTCTTCCCGGAGACCGGGCTTTCTTGTCTCCGTCGTCAGCGGATCGCCCGCGAACTTGATGCCAGCGTCGGGGCATCAGAACCACACGCCTTCGCCGTCCGCAATGATTGTCGCTCGCCTGGCGATATCATCGCGTCCATCGCATCCCGCGCTCAACGTCCGTGACGATGCGCAACGCCCCTCTTGGCGAGTGCGGGACGCGCCGAGTGAAGCCACTGATTTGCCCGACGCAACAAGCGAAATATTTTTCACGCGAGGGCTGGACCAGCCAAATCAGCCTGAATCCGCTCGTGAATTTCGATCTTTCGCGCACGCGGTTTCAAGCGCGTCAGGTGCCGCCTTGCGCCTTCCAGGGGATCACCCGCTTCTGGATCTGCTGCAGCAGAAGCTGGAAGCAGTAGCCGAGCCCGGCGACCACGATCAGCCCGACATACATGTCGCGGACCTCGAAGACCTGCCACGATCGCCAGATCATATAGCCGACGCCGACCTGCGTGCCGAAATTCTCGGCGATGACAACGACAATCAGCGCCATGCCGACGCCGAGCTGAAGCCCGGTGAAGATGAACGGCAGCGCGCCCGGCACCGCGATGGTACGGTAGGTCTGCCAGCGGCTCGCCTTGAAGTTGGAGGCGACATCGAGATAGATCTTCTCGATGTTGATGACGCCGGCAAGCGTAGAGAAGAACATCTGGAAGAACACGGCGATGGCGACGATGATCCATTTCGAGGCTTCGCCGATGCCGAAGATCATCATCACGAGCGGAAACATCGCGATCTTCGGAATCGGATAGAGCGCGTTGATCGCGGGCTGCACGAACGCGCGGACAACGGGCGACAGCCCGAGCAGCACACCGAGCACCAGTCCGGGAATCGTGCCGAGCAGCGTT
This genomic interval from Bradyrhizobium sp. NP1 contains the following:
- a CDS encoding ABC transporter permease, which gives rise to MTTILSRDAIRIVADDRKPPSPLVRLVRSEAFAAVASPALILVVWELMVRAHLLDFRFFPSPSSVILELFELVQSGQLFVDIGWTVLRVLIGTLLGTIPGLVLGVLLGLSPVVRAFVQPAINALYPIPKIAMFPLVMMIFGIGEASKWIIVAIAVFFQMFFSTLAGVINIEKIYLDVASNFKASRWQTYRTIAVPGALPFIFTGLQLGVGMALIVVVIAENFGTQVGVGYMIWRSWQVFEVRDMYVGLIVVAGLGYCFQLLLQQIQKRVIPWKAQGGT